In Solea senegalensis isolate Sse05_10M linkage group LG18, IFAPA_SoseM_1, whole genome shotgun sequence, a single window of DNA contains:
- the si:ch1073-13h15.3 gene encoding inactive all-trans-retinol 13,14-reductase has product MWLLIFLVWLVIWAGGTYWYLFGKPSPFTLESVRPPGPREFDQKNRDKVIKQGFTQDKVPQNLDVIVVGSGIGGLTAGATLAKAGKRVLVLEQHDQAGGCCHTYVEKGFEFDVGKKTCDELYLPSRGI; this is encoded by the exons ATGTGGCTCTTGATTTTCTTAGTCTGGCTGGTTATATGGGCCGGCGGCACATACTGGTATCTGTTTGGGAAACCGAGCCCCTTCACACTGGAGTCGGTGAGACCTCCTGGACCTCGTGAGTTTGATCAGAAGAATCGGGACAAAGTCATCAAACAAG GTTTCACTCAGGACAAAGTGCCTCAGAATCTGGATGTCATTGTCGTTGGTAGTGGTATTGGTGGACTGACCGCTGGAGCCACACTGGCCAAAGCAGGGAAGAGAGTCCTGGTGCTGGAGCAGCATGACCAGGCGGGAGGCTGCTGCCACACCTATGTCGAGAAAGGCTTTGAATTCGATGTTGGTAAGAAGACATGTGATGAACTTTATCTACCTTCTAGAGGAATCTAA
- the gngt2b gene encoding guanine nucleotide-binding protein G(I)/G(S)/G(O) subunit gamma-T2b has product MARDMSDKEILKMELEQLKKEVNTPRTPVAANCAETIAFVEERLPNDPLIKGVPDDKNPYKGDKGGCIVT; this is encoded by the exons ATGGCTCGGGATATGTCAGACAAGGAAATCCTGAAAATGGAGCTGGAGCAACTGAAGAAGGAAGTTAACACACCTAGAACACCA GTGGCTGCAAACTGTGCAGAGACCATTGCTTTTGTTGAGGAGCGGCTACCAAATGATCCGCTGATTAAGGGCGTCCCAGATGACAAGAACCCCTACAAGGGAGACAAGGGAGGCTGTATAGTAACATAG
- the tmem101 gene encoding transmembrane protein 101, protein MAAPDRKQVFKFISQLGAFILTRFGFWNCFCMLMLFAERADSKRKPDIHVPYLYVDMGAAVISASFMSFGVKRRWFALASAVQLAISTYASYVGEQVHYSDWLKVRMYSRALAIIGGFLVLASGAGEVYRQKARSRSLQSTGQVFLGVYLICMVYSLQHSKEDKLAYLNHITGGEITLMLLGVLFGVLALAFLSGCYIRLAAQILATVLPLVVLLIDGNLGYWHHTRKVEFWNQMKLIGHNVGIFGAALILATDG, encoded by the exons ATGGCGGCTCCCGATAGGAAGCAGGTTTTCAAGTTTATCAGCCAGTTAGGAGCGTTTATTTTGACCCGGTTCGGGTTTTGGAACTGCTTCTGTATGTTGATGCTGTTTGCTGAGCGAGCGGATTCAAAAAG GAAGCCAGACATCCATGTACCATATCTATATGTGGATATGGGGGCTGCAGTGATCTCTGCCAGCTTCATGTCATTTGGAGTGAAGAGGAGGTGGTTTGCATTGGCTTCTGCAGTTCAGCTCGCTATCAGCACGTATGCATCATATGTTGGAGAGCAGGTGCACTACAGTGACTGGCTGAAG GTACGAATGTATTCCAGAGCTTTGGCTATTATTGGAGGATTTCTGGTTCTGGCCAGCGGAGCAGGGGAGGTGTACAGACAGAAAGCTCGCAGCAGATCCCTGCAGTCGACAGGGCAGGTTTTTCTGGGAGTCTATCTCATTTGCATG GTGTACTCCCTGCAACACAGCAAAGAAGACAAGCTTGCCTATCTGAACCACATCACTGGAGGAGAGATCACTCTGATGCTGCTGGGGGTGCTGTTTGGGGTGCTGGCTCTGGCCTTCCTCTCTGGCTGCTACATCCGTCTGGCCGCTCAGATCCTGGCCACTgtgcttcctctggtggtccTGCTTATTGACGGTAACCTGGGATACTGGCACCACACTCGCAAGGTGGAGTTTTGGAACCAGATGAAGCTGATTGGACACAATGTGGGCATCTTTGGCGCTGCACTGATCCTGGCTACCGACGGCTGA